One Spinacia oleracea cultivar Varoflay chromosome 4, BTI_SOV_V1, whole genome shotgun sequence DNA segment encodes these proteins:
- the LOC110790635 gene encoding eukaryotic initiation factor 4A-9-like, which produces MAGVAPEGSQYDARQYDSKMSELLSEEGSDFFTSYDEVYESFDKMGLAENLLRGIYAYGFEKPSAIQQRGIVPFCKGLDVIQQAQSGTGKVFPYQNSSELIKE; this is translated from the exons ATGGCAGGAGTTGCACCTGAAGGTTCCCAGTATGATGCTCGCCAGTATGACAGCAAAATGAGTGAATT GCTTTCTGAGGAAGGAAGTGATTTCTTCACTTCATATGACGAGGTTTATGAAAGCTTCGATAAAATGGGTTTGGCAGAGAATCTTCTTAGAGGAATCTATGCTTATG GTTTCGAGAAACCTTCTGCTATTCAACAGAGGGGAATAGTCCCATTCTGCAAGGGTCTTGATGTTATTCAGCAAGCCCAGTCTGGTACAGGAAAAGTTTTTCCATATCAGAACTCGTCTGAACTTATAAAAGAATAA
- the LOC130471361 gene encoding uncharacterized protein, with translation MREELKASMKANLPSILESMGLSPKLPSKPPSNHSQRSPPKQMELPHEKALPSEFEEVRSSFEGETTCHLILKDPESGAMYDVASTTAYPPRENEVCHTVLLLPGHLKVKIQKVPNEFLGLPLSVPVPAFDIEAMENAIGTYVQWPTTLMRFSVEVIRF, from the exons ATGAGAGAAGAGTTAAAGGCTAGCATGAAGGCCAATCTGCCTTCCATTTTAGAATCTATGGGTTTAAGTCCCAAATTACCTTCAAAACCTCCTTCGAACCACTCTCAACGTTCACCACCCAAGCAAATGGAGCTACCCCATGAGAAGGCTCTGCCATCTGAGTTTGAGGAGGTTCGGTCGTCATTCGAG GGAGAAACTACATGCCACCTTATACTTAAAGACCCAGAATCTGGAGCAATGTATGACGTGGCGAGTACTACCGCATATCCACCTCGTGAGAATGAAGTTTGTCACACTGTACTGTTACTTCCTGGTCATTTGAAGGTGAAAATTCAGAAAGTGCCAAATGAATTCTTGGGCTTGCCACTTTCTGTTCCTGTTCCGGCGTTCGATATTGAGGCAATGGAGAATGCTATTGGTACATATGTGCAATGGCCTACTACATTAATGAGGTTTTCGGTTGAGGTGATAAGATTCTGA